The Toxoplasma gondii ME49 chromosome XII, whole genome shotgun sequence genome includes a region encoding these proteins:
- a CDS encoding hypothetical protein (encoded by transcript TGME49_248680) has protein sequence MSDPAVGRRVDAEGAASQEPSLSRSIEPWNLSPAQNPVPSQSIPLGSQQLFSLRPSTAGAPVAGISSPAVGAGASAQQLQHLRRLQELQHQQLRLQQQGCHSRGASMAARFSEKEAQRAASESQFPVSMPRIAIGGPLSQNPSQMASNTSVHSGAAITTVSAATHTHEGSSVQSPFLPHQPCSPVSMSSVSSAEEETTSWGHGRRQGSASVPTAIPGALNAAQESRGSSQSFTANCAGAFTISPSQPSNCLTHATPGGVQMHVAGGNGASRVSPVLSGISAFTQAAGASQNVATPPPSLLPQLTAEGTQQLGSSQHWAVQQLLKGMKLQGESAPALEKILMGTDLGILPTREPVGRPGLFSSRSVAETSGFSSCGQMIGNIAAPLAAGRDVFGRQIGGAAALPGASPGAELHPNLFIQLQERQYKIAAAPNAVKTGMGESTDGTHLFAPSAQLPNWASRSASTPRPGSAAGPGANAERLQAHQILQRGVESMQGVTETPTAPGKSPRARLAAVAGTQRGGAAQFLKPPVVVSSRMTEKGQSKFLQKSRSIGSRLAKDGSSSRRGGSAHMRAGEDTSVAATGVGKPVQTPERLPLRSSGVTLRETDGRLPSSLEGLKQLQHSVNQEILLRQQERLRQDEASSSKAFAHVEKGAVSATGRLRDFMVWPPGVAGSLTSRRRVTLFGKTLSPSFLPKGVEPASVRRLLSDAVVPSQAHGDSHRFRSETSELATPGEGSKNESSAKKLSSCKSTASGTAGGLLCEAKTGETAVGLKEGEQEPGSAPWHAVLENLTVSGFLAYWYSRQHVAAGLYRQLHQMEEVEKRLEEHVSGGCELHSNLFFFSLFPEAFSNSHFQRNLRYFPQYTISHDLAAAADLRPLSQYGDTSISVVAAATKDRTAFKVHQEQSEQTCIQENRDTLADGQMQGLEKAVGHSRLNGSSVTPPTRQTEASDIRGSQDRDGSAEQHETSVTPSFSARCADYPSTLTKGRDACGRDTGVPVAEAHYLPTTPSWGGSQLREDLEQVEQLIQAAQLLLQEAGEVQEQQVESGKRTGRLEREEDVPLLVAALPRSFEAMQQERQPEQLAFLAARKMLPLSAWKGQDRRSFKSVIPFAARALFAICISRLEHLIASLQQGVASSIASLELLRNSLVLLQQVEESYAPFIYAIPQHVLCCIFNRGGQGRDLLKRRHQVAGDKGEVDSGSDACEADQLGTLSLAPNGAGKDLNQQTTRSSKREADRQGFGFQGSVTSRDGAETLRLSADVGSSFENAADGKADLNKEGRDKSDNKGEGTSSEVSVVVPTWELGLRMGPPISPGDFEAYVDAFEDYLPLLAVQATGCGSDLTIHEEDLKAKRCLKGRGDVSAKRQRTESRTSEVDGVTEKIDANCSSSNYHETAVGQVYSPRPKKTPRVPNRGNEFEDMRKPPQDESGNRQAKSSEGTEASFANGYQRKSPTGGGRVTPITGEHSRAAAGSGSRQSSCSLPTASSTFSPSVEVSERDAGDGADKAMCRETSNVVQHF, from the exons ATGTCTGACCCTGCCGTTGGTCGTCGCGTAGACGCAGAAGGGGCGGCTTCGCAAGAGCCGTCACTATCCAGGTCGATAGAGCCATGGAATCTGTCTCCTGCGCAGAATCCAGTTCCCTCGCAGTCTATTCCACTAGGCAGCCAACAGCTTTTCAGCCTCCGTCCGAGTACAGCTGGAGCCCCGGTAGCTGGGATTTCATCTCCGGCCGTTGGCGCTGGTGCATCGGCGCAGCAGCTTCAGCACCTGCGGAGACTACAAGAGCTCCAGCACCAGCAGCTTCGGCTGCAGCAACAAGGTTGTCACTCCCGTGGAGCGTCGATGGCTGCTCGGTTTTCTGAGAAAGAAGCTCAAAGAGCCGCCAGTGAATCTCAGTTTCCTGTATCCATGCCTCGCATAGCCATAGGGGGGCCACTTTCGCAAAATCCTTCTCAGATGGCTTCCAATACCTCCGTTCATAGTGGGGCCGCAATTACCACAGTGTCTGCAGCGACCCACACTCACGAGGGATCGAGTGTTCAGTCGCCGTTTCTTCCCCATCAGCCTTGCTCGCCGGTATCCATgtcttcggtttcttctgcagaggaagaaacgacttCCTGGGGCCATGGCCGCAGGCAGGGATCCGCCTCTGTTCCTACGGCAATTCCTGGTGCCCTCAATGCTGCACAGGAAAGCCGCGGGTCCTCACAGAGTTTCACTGCGAACTGTGCGGGGGCTTTCACTATCTCACCATCGCAGCCATCTAACTGCCTCACCCACGCCACACCCGGAGGCGTACAGATGCATGTTGCCGGAGGTAATGGAGCCTCTAGAGTTTCTCCCGTCCTTTCGGGTATCAGTGCCTTCACGCAGGCAGCCGGAGCAAGTCAAAACGTGGCAACGCCCCCACCATCGCTTCTGCCACAACTTACAGCAGAGGGAACCCAGCAGTTGGGATCTTCTCAGCACTGGGCTGTCCAGCAGCTGCTGAAAGGTATGAAGCTCCAGGGGGAATCTGCGCCTGCACTGGAGAAGATTTTGATGGGAACCGATCTTGGAATTCTCCCGACAAGAGAGCCTGTCGGGCGACCgggtctcttctcttcaagGAGTGTCGCTGAAACCTCTGGGTTCTCTTCATGCGGGCAAATGATTGGGAACATCGCCGCCCCACTGGCTGCCGGTCGGGACGTCTTCGGCCGACAGATAGGTGGAGCTGCGGCCCTGCCAGGCGCCTCTCCAGGAGCTGAGCTTCACCCCAACCTTTTCATTCAGTTGCAGGAACGGCAGTACAAAATAGCTGCTGCGCCGAACGCCGTGAAAACTGGAATGGGTGAGTCCACAGATGGAACGCACCTTTTTGCGCCCAGTGCACAGTTACCGAATTGGGCATCCCGCAGCGCATCTACGCCGCGTCCCGGTTCAGCTGCCGGACCCGGGGCAAACGCTGAGAGGCTCCAAGCTCATCAGATCCTCCAGCGTGGCGTTGAGTCAATGCAGGGCGTGACGGAAACCCCGACCGCTCCTGGAAAGTCGCCGAGAGCGCGCTTAGCAGCAGTCGCCGGCACccagagaggaggagcagcgcAGTTTCTGAAGCCTCCGGTCGTTGTGTCATCACGGAtgacagagaaaggacaaTCAAAGTTCCTTCAGAAGAGCCGAAGCATAGGATCGAGACTCGCGAAGGACGGAAGCAGCAGTAGAAGAGGCGGGTCCGCCCACATGCGTGCAGGCGAAGATACAAGTGTTGCTGCTACTGGGGTAGGGAAACCCGTACAAACACCCGAGCGTCTTCCACTCCGATCCTCGGGAGTGACTCTTCGTGAGACAGACGGTCGCTTGCCCTCATCCCTCGAAGGTCTGAAGCAGCTCCAGCACAGTGTGAATCAGGAAATTCTTTTGCGACAGCAGGAACGGTTGCGCCAAGACGAGGCGTCTTCAAGCAAGGCTTTCGCGCATGTGGAAAAGGGAGCAGTCTCAGCGACCGGGAGACTCCGAGACTTCATGGTATGGCCTCCGGGCGTGGCTGGATCGCTGACCTCAAGGCGGCGTGTGACCCTCTTTGGGAAGacgctttctccttccttcctaCCAAAGGGCGTGGAGCCTGCTTCTGTCCGAAGACTCCTGAGTGACGCAGTAGTTCCCAGCCAAGCTCATGGAGACAGCCACCGCTTTAGGTCAGAGACATCCGAATTGGCAACTCCTGGAGAGGGATCCAAGAATGAATCCAGTGCAAAGAAATTATCGTCTTGTAAAAGTACTGCCAGTGGGACAGCAGGTGGCCTGTTGTGCGAGGCAAAGACAGGCGAAACCGCCGTCGGACTGAAGGAAGGTGAACAGGAACCTGGATCCGCACCGTGGCATGCCGTCTTAGAGAATTTGACTGTCAGTGGATTTCTGGCTTACTGGTATTCCAGACAGCATGTCGCGGCTGGGCTGTACCGACAGCTGCATCAAATGGAAGAGGTCGAGAAACGGCTCGAGGAGCATGTTTCTGGAGGGTGTGAATTACACAGCaacttgtttttcttttccctctttccGGAGGCCTTCTCGAATAGCCACTTCCAACGTAACCTTCGCTATTTTCCGCAGTACACTATATCTCATGATCTGGCGGCTGCGGCCGATCTCAGACCTCTTAGTCAGTACGGAGACACGAGTATCTCAGTCGTTGCTGCTGCGACAAAGGACCGCACGGCTTTTAAGGTTCATCAGGAGCAGTCAGAACAAACCTGCATTCAGGAAAACCGAGACACGCTTGCGGATGGACAGATGCAGGGACTGGAAAAGGCTGTTGGGCATTCCCGCCTTAATGGGTCATCGGTCACCCCACCCACGAGGCAAACTGAAGCTTCAGACATCCGTGGAAGCCAAGACAGGGACGGCAGTGCAGAACAGCACGAAACGAGTGTGACGCCTTCGTTTTCGGCGAGATGTGCTGACTACCCGTCCACTCTTACCAAGGGCAGAGACGCGTGTGGGCGTGACACGGGCGTACCGGTAGCAGAAGCGCACTATCTGCCAACAACACCCTCATGGGGTGGCAGCCAGCTCCGCGAGGATCTTGAACAAGTTGAACAGCTAATCCAGGCAGCCCAATTGCTCTTGcaagaagctggagaggtGCAGGAACAGCAGGTAGAGAGTGGGAAGCGCACTGGTCGTctcgaacgcgaagaagatgTACCTCTGCTTGTTGCCGCTCTGCCGCGTTCATTCGAGGCGATGCAGCAAGAACGTCAGCCCGAACAACTGGCCTTCCTTGCAGCCAGAAAgatgcttcctctctctgcatggaAGGGACAAGACCGTCGAAG CTTCAAGTCAGTTATTCCATTCGCAGCTCGCGCGCTCTTCGCAATCTGCATCAGCCGGTTGGAGCACCTTATAGCTTCTCTGCAGCAAGGGGTGGCTTCCTCGATCGCTTCCCTGGAGCTACTGCGGAACTCATTGGTTCTGCTTCAACAAGTGGAGGAGTCCTACGCCCCGTTCATATACGCAATCCCACAGCACGTGCTTTGCTGCATATTCAACCGTGGTGGACAAGGGCGAGACCTGCTCAAGCGGCGCCATCAGGTGGCCGGCGACAAAGGCGAAGTTGATAGTGGGAGTGACGCGTGCGAAGCAGATCAGTTAGGGACACTTTCCCTGGCTCCGAACGGCGCTGGGAAAGACTTGAATCAGCAAACTACCCGGTCCAGTAaacgagaggcagacagacaAGGTTTCGGGTTTCAGGGCTCTGTGACGAGCCGCGATGGCGCAGAGACGTTGCGGCTATCTGCAGACGTCGGTTCAAGCTTTGAGAACGCAGCTGACGGTAAAGCGGACCTAAATAAGGAGGGACGAGATAAAAGCGATAACAAAGGGGAGGGGACGAGCAGTGAGGTGTCAGTGGTTGTTCCTACGTGGGAGCTTGGACTCCGGATGGGTCCGCCGATATCTCCTGGAGATTTTGAAGCGTATGTGGATGCGTTCGAGGACTACCTGCCATTACTTGCCGTGCAGGCCACGGGTTGTGGATCTGATTTAACAATTCACGAAGAAGATCTAAAGGCAAAAAGGTGCCTGAAAGGTCGGGGTGATGTGTcagcgaagaggcagagaacggaAAGTAGAACCTCGGAAGTCGACGGGGTCACAGAGAAAATCGACGCAAATTGCAGCAGCTCCAACTATCACGAAACTGCGGTGGGACAGGTGTACAGTCCTCGACCGAAAAAGACTCCGCGTGTGCCAAATCGCGGAAATGAATTTGAAGACATGCGGAAACCTCCGCAGGATGAGAGTGGAAATCGGCAAGCGAAATCCAGCGAAGGAACCGAAGCCTCATTTGCAAACGGCTACCAGCGTAAGTCGCCTACAGGTGGGGGGCGCGTCACGCCAATAACCGGGGAGCATTCACGTGCGGCAGCGGGTTCAGGTTCTCGTCAatcttcttgctctcttccAACCGCGTCATCGACGTTCTCCCCTTCTGTTGAAGTGTCGGAACGGGACGCCGGGGATGGAGCTGATAAAGCAATGTGCAGAGAAACTTCCAATGTGGTTCAGCATTTCTAA